The genomic window acctcagctgataCAGAAATTGAACCTGTATGGTTGGCACCACTCTGCATCATAAAAGGgtaatccagccaactgagctaactatttacctgcacttggccttctaaacctttcatattcatgaatctatccaaatgtctcttaaatattgtaattgtacctatgTTTACCACTtcaattcattcacagaatgtgagcatcactgactAGGGCAGAATTTTTTGCACAACTCTAATTGCCCAGAATGCACTTAAAAGTCAATtgtattgctatgggtctggagtcacatgtaggccagaccaagtaaggatggatGTTTCtctccctaaagaacattagtgaattaGATACCATAAGTCCCAAGCCACAAATGACATATAAACATATAAATATAGAAAGTAGATGTatgaataggccatttggtccttcaatcatggctgataatgcAATCGCGGTATCCCACTCCTGCTTTcgctccatatcccttgatcccatTAGCCACAAGGGCCACATCTACTCTTGAATATATCAAACAAACTGACCTCAACAGCTttcagtggaagagaattccacaggctcataactctgagtgaagaaattcttcctcatctcagtcctgaataacTTACCACTTATTCTTAAACTGTgactcctagttctggacttctcctacattgggaacattcttcccacatctagcctgtccagttcTATCAGGAGTTTGTGAGTTTGTATGTTCCTATGAGATTCTACCtcccgcttcccccccccccacccccattcttctaaattccagttagtacaagcccagttgatccagtctttcttcaCATGTAAGTCCTGCTGTCCTGGGTATCAATATGGTGAATATTCACTGGACttcctcaatagcaagaatgtcctttgtcagactaggagaccagtattcaaagtgtggcctcaccaaggccctgtataactgcagcaagacatagCTACTCCAAGACTTCTTTGTGACAATCATAAGCATAACTTTCACTAAGTCCATTCCCACCAACAACCTGGGGCTTAGCATTAACCAAAATCTTAACTGGACCAGCCAGAAAAAGCTCTGTGGCTACAAGAGATGGTCAGAGGCCAGGAcatctgtggtgagtaactcgcCTTCAATGTCCGTCCACCAAATACAAGTTATGGGCATGATGGAATATTCTTCATTTGCCTGGATGATTATAAGTCAAGCAACACTCATgaatcttgacaccatccagaacaaaaacAGCCGACTTGACAGGCACTTCATATAACATCtgcaacattcactcccttcaccaatgacacacagtgtgtaccatcttcaTGATGTACTGCAGTAACCCACCTACAATACCTTCCAAATCTGGGACCTCCAACACTTAGAACAACAAGGGCAAcaaacacatgggaacaccacaattacaagttctcctccaagtctCAATCATCCCGACCGGTAATTATATTGCCATTTGTTCATTTAATTGGATCAAAATTGTGGAACTCTGTTCTTAACAGCACTGCGGATTGAGTCACAAAGTAGTTCACGGATGTGACTCACCATCACCTGCTGGAGGGCAATTGatgatgggcattaaatgctcacttactggattagtggtgctggaagagcacagcagttcaggcagcatccaacgagcagcgaaatcaacgtttcgggcaaaagcccttcatcaggaataaaggcagtgagcctgaagcatggagagataagctaggttgggggtgggggtggggagagagtagcatagagaacaatgggtgagtggggaggagatgaaggtgataggtcaaggaggagagggtggagtggctaggtggaaaagaagacaggcaggtcggacaagtcaaggagacagtaactgagctggaagtttgaaactaggatgaggtgggggaaggggaaatgaggaagctgttgaagtccacattgatgccctggggttgaagtgttccgaggcggaagatgaggcgttcttcctccaggcgtctggtggtgagggagcggcggtgaaggaggcccaggacctccatgtcctcggcagagtgggagggggagttgaaatgttgggccacggggcggtttggttgattggtgcgggtgtctcggagatgttccctaaagcgctctactaggaggcgcccagtctccccaatgtagaggagaccacatcgggagcaacggatacaataaatgatattggtggatgtgcaggtgaaactttgatggatgtggaaggctcctttagggccttggatagaggtgagggaggaggtgtgggcacaggttttacagttcctgcggtgacaggggaaagtgccagaatgggagggtgggtcgtaggggggtgtggacctgaccaggtagtcacggagggaacggtctttgcggaaggtggaaaggggtggggagggaaatatgtccctggtggtggggtctttttggaggtggcggaaatgtcggtggatgatttggttgatgcgaaggtttgtagggtggaaggtgagcaccaggggcgttctgtccttgttacagttggaggggtggggtctgagggcggaggtgcgggatgtggacgagatgcgttggagagcatctttcacggagggaacggtctttgcggaaggcggaaaggggtggggagggaaatatgtccctggtggtggggtgtttttggaggtggcggaaatgccggtggatgatttggttgatgcgttAAATGCTCACTGACAACTATGCTGACATTCAAGAGCAAATAGGAAAATAACTGAATTTAGAGAAAGGAGAGGGATTATTAACGTTGTAGCTGAGATAGTGCTGGGTATTGTCAGCATTCATGAAGAACCTGACTATCTTGTTGTATGATGCTATGGAGCTACAGTGTGCGTGGGGAGGCAAGTATGACaagatttttgtttttaaaaagttgtttAATTTGAATTTACAATTGCAAGCAAATTCACCTTTTACATTCAAATATATTAAATATTGACCGTCACGTTTCAAATAATTTTGCGTAAGAAAAATTATGATAAAAGGAAAATCAATTCATTCCTTTCATTTTTATTACGTACAGAGGAGCTAAACATTTACAAACTCATGTTAAACTGTAGAGGTACCAGCCCTCAAAATCTGCCAAGAGCTGCCAATTAGAACTTCAGCGCATAATCATCTGTGTGTACTACAACCTTGTGATGTTTTCTACTTTACATTTTAAACGGGGATTACACCGAATGGGAAGTCACGTAAAAACTGGACAAAATTTCAACCAAATATTTTCAGTCTTATCATTTGAAACACTCCTGAATAGGTCGCATTGTCCGGCAGGTGGCGGTACCTGTAGCTGTTGCTGGTCTGTTGCAAGCGGAAAGTTACTTCTTTTGGACGGCCCGGGTGGGTGGGGATAAAGCGTTGTTGGCGTCGCGCGGACTGCCTGGGAAACGGGGAAGCCCTTCGGAACGTTGGCCCAGGAAATCAGGGGATTTTTTTCGGAACGTTACCCGGAGCTTGAGGAGGAGGATGTAACAATGGGGGCGCGTTTGGCACGTGCGATGCGGAACTTTAACCTGGAGAACAGGGCGCACGTGGAGATCGGCAAGCAGAAGCCGAGCAGCGCTCCCAGGCACCCGAGTAGCATGACACTGATCGAGCAACAACTCAGCAGTGAGTGCCCCATTCACTCTTAACAGGGCAATGCGCCAGCTAGACAAGACTGAGTGTGCGGCTTAGGCATTAGCACCCATCTAATTCttactcttcccccacccccaccagaaTTTTGATTTGTTTGTCTTTGCAGCAGTTTTCAAACTTTGAGGTGTATTTGCAAACCTAATCCGTTTGTCTGAAGTGGGAGGTCAAGGTAATCTTGAGGTTGCGTAACTAACCAACCGCAGCCTAACCTCgctttaattgtcttttggaacTTATTTAGCTGAACGACGAGACTAAGCTTGTCactgtgatttatttttattGAAGTGCAACCCTCATAATATTTAACGAGCTCTTATTTTCCCCCTCCCTTCTGTACAGATCGAGCAACCCAAATATATGTTTTCCCGTCCATACCTACTCCTAGAAATAAATACCTTGctgaaaatgaaataaaaattgcACCTGACAACACAGTATAATGTGTGTTTCAAGGTAACCATATCAGAGTGAGGTGGGAATGGGAGAGCTGGGATCGTGGCTCAGCTTGGTTGACTGAATGACTACAGTGTGGTGCAGCAATAGACCTCTATCAATGGGCTGTCCTATTTCATTGAGGCCTAACTCTTCATCTCCTCCTATGTTTGTGGAGTGGTTTCATTCAAACTGTACAAACTGATTGCCTCCCTCGATAGAAATGCCCTTAACCCTTCATGGACTATAGCTCCTTAATTATGCATTGCAGAGCTTCCCAATGTTTTTCTCTGCTGTGACTTCACGTTCAGGCTTGAATTTTTTGTGTGATGTTCTCCAACAACCAGGAAACCGTTAGCAGCCTGTGAGAAGAGAGCTATTAGACCTGGAGCAACTCTGTCAAAGCTCACAATCCAATGTGGGGTCCCAACCCCCATTTTGGAAGGTTCGTCTTAGAGAATTACCGGTATTAAGGTGTACCTTAGAGTATTAAGGTCTACCTTAGAGTATTACTGAAACTGGTTTTAATTTTGTATGTGACCCCTTGACtgtccaggtgaaagtgaggactgcagatgctggagatcagagtcaaagagtgtggtgcaggaaaagcacagccagtcaggcagcatccgaggaccaggagaattgacatttcgagcataagctgctcctcagatgctgcctaaccggctgtgcttttccagcaccacactcttcaccccTTGGCTATCTGAATGACTGACTGTCAGGTTACTTGTCCAACATAAACTGCCAAGTAAATCTCAATTTATATGATGATGGTAGAAGATGTAATTTTCAGGACCCCACCACAACCTTCACTCCCATTGTATTGTTTCTATTGTCTTGCTGAACCAGACCAGAAATAAGAATTACATATGCCacaaaaggtgtgtgtgtggtggtggtggtggtggtggtggtggtggggtaaAGCTTACAGCCCCACTAGTCTGTTTGTGTCTTTGTCTCTAAACAACATACTTCAGCATctaatagatagatagatttcaACAAAACCTGAAACCTTGACAAAATCCTTCTTTCTTTTGGTATAGATCCAGATCCTACAATGTTTGTTGGAAATTTATGAATTAACTTTCTAAAATTGTGTGTTTGTTTTATTCAAAATGTTGTTAATTATTTTAGAATGTCGTGGACTGTCTTAGCTCCTGTAGCGCAgttggattctgggtaatccaagatggaggacaggaaaaatttctggttgtaacaggctgctccttgtTTGAGGtatttaggtgttggaggtgatttcctccaattcgaggagcagcaattactgttttatatgctgttgtgttgttttggaactttggaggaaaaaaatcaaaacaacagtacttttaaaagggagaggaacagacaaaggatgCACATGGTGAGGTCGGTGCAGGTGAGAGACACAGACGGACAGAGATAGAAACCCACaatgctaactgacacagcagtgaacctgtgtagttactgcctttgctgtttgaattcatgtatcgctgaacATCAAAGTGCGTCTGGGAAaactaacaaacagtgaaattcacaattaatcttggaggaacctgtgtgggagaggtCTTAGCTCAGAGACAGAAGTAAATATTTTAATtgtggccttacagtaagtctgcaatagtgagtagaatgggttctttcttgattatatgtgggagtttagggagagtttacgtgttactgaggattatatctgcaatacaTGCCAttagttgcgaatcctatcagatcgaatggatcggttggagagacggaggcaatgaggaatttacaagagtaagggggtgtgatgaatggcagttataggaagagagAGAAGTTATagatacagtcacagagatgggttaactccaggaaaggtaagagaggtaggcaaatAGTAGGAGTCTTCTGTAGCTatgcccatttcaaacaagtatgctgttttggaaaatgtagggggtgatggattctcagaggaatgtagcatgaacagccaattTTCTGGAATCGAGACTGGCTTTAATGCAATGAGGGttacgttgggttccaagagatcaatagTGTTACGGGACTTTCGAGTCCAAGGCATAGACAGATGTCCCTGTGGCCAGccgcgaaaaatcagaatggtgtgttacctccctggtgccaggatcaagtctgtctcagagaaggtgcagaatgttctcaagggggagaggggccagcaggagatcatggtacacattggaaccaaagacataggaagggaaaaggatgggattctgaagggagaatataaagaggcaggaatttaaaaaggagatcctcaaaAGTATTATTACCTAGACGACTAATGGTGCTGCGAACTAATGGCGGTAGGAGGATAAAACAGgcgaatgcatggctgaggagctggtgtatgggagaaggattcacagttTTGGATCCTTGGGATCTCTTCAGGGGTAggtgtgacctgtacaagaaggatggatagcacctgaattgaaagggaattaaaatactggcagggagatttgctggagctgctcagtaggatttaaactagtaaggtgggggccTGGGACCCAGGaaggtagtgaggaaagaggtcaatctgagacggtacaattgagaaaagaagcatGTCAAACggccagggcaggcagggacaaagcagagaacaaggtaggactgataagtttaaactgcatttatttcaatgcaaaaggccgaacacggaaggcagatgaactcgggcattgttaggaacatgggattgggatatcatagtaattacagaaatgtggtttAGGGATGGAccggactggcagcttaatgttccaggatacaaatgctataggaaggacagaaagggaggcagcagaggagggggagtggcatttttgataagggatagcattacagctgtgctgagggaggatattcccggaaatacatctagGGGAGTTATTTTGGTGGAACTGAGGAATAAGAACAGGATGATCAActtgttgggattgtattatagaccccctaatagtcagagggaaattgagaaacaaatttataaggagatctccgctatctgtaagactaatagggtggttatggtaggggattttaactttccaaacagtgactgggactgccatagtgttaaagctttagatggagaggaatttcctaagtgtgtacaagaatcctttctgattcagtatgtggatgtacctcggagagaaggtgcaaaacctgacctgctattgggaaataaggcagggcaggtgactgaggtgtcagtgggggtgcactttggggccaacgaccataattctattagattttaaatagtaatggaaaaggatagagcagatctaaaagttgaagttctaaattggagaaaggcaaataggcaagaactttcaaagctgcttgggggcagatgttcacaggtaaagcgacagctggaaaatgggaagccttcagaaatgagataacgagaatccagaacaagtatattcctgtcagggtgaaagggaaggctggtaggtatagggaatgctggatgactaaagaaattgagggtttggttaagaaaaagaaggaagcatatgtcaggtatagacaaaaTAGATCAagcgaatccttagaagggtataaagtCAGTGGGagtatacttgagggaaatcaggagggcataacgagatcgctttggcaaatagaattaaggagaatccaaaggggttttgcaaatacattaagggcaaaagggttaacttgggagagaataggggcctttaaagatcagcaaggcgggctttgtgtggagctgcagaaaatgggggagatactaaacgagtattttgcatcagtaattactgtggaaaaggatatggaagatataaaatgtagatggtgacattttgaaaaatgtccatattacagaggaagaaatgCTGGATATCCTGAAACgcataaagtggataaatccccaggacctgatcaggtgtactctagaactctgggaagctagagaagtgattgctgggcctcttgttgagatatttgtatcatcgatagtcacaagtgaggtgctggacgactggagattggctaacgtggtgccactctttaagaaaggtggtaaggaaaagccagggaactaaagaccagtgagcctgacgttggtggtgggcaagttgttggagggaatcctgagggacaggatgtacatgtatttggaaaggcaaggactgattagagatagtcaacatggctttgtgcatgagaaaacatgtctcacaaacttgattgagttttttgaagaagtaacagaggattgatgagggcaaagcggtagatgtgatgtatatggaattcagtaaggcattcgagatggttccccatgggagattggttagcaaaattagatctcatggaatacagtgagaattagccatttggacacagaactggctcaaggtagaagacagagggtggtggtggagggttgtttttcagactggaggcctgtgaccagtggagtgccacaaggatcggtgctgggtcctctacttttcgtcatttacataaatgatttagatctgagcataagaggtacagttagtaagtttactgatgaccccaaaattggaggtgtagtggacagcgaagaagattacctcagattacaacaggatcttgatcagatgagccaatgggctgaggagtagcagatggaatttaatttagataaatgtgaggtaatgcaatttggaaaagcaaatcagagtaggCCTTgtacaccttaatggtaaggtcctagtgagtgtggctgaacaaagagactttggactgcaggttcatagttaccCAAAAGTAGaactgcaggtagatagggtagtgaataaggcatttggtatgctttcctttattggtcaaagcattgagtataggagttgggaggtcatgttgcggtgatacaggacattggttagacttctggagtattgcatgcagttctggtctccttcctattggaaggatattgcgaaacctgaaagggttcagaaaaggtttgcaaggatgttactagggttggaggatttgaactatagggagaggttgaacaggctggtgctcttttccctggagtgtcagaggctgaggggtgatcttgtagaggtttataaaattgaggggcatggataggatacatagacaagatcttttccctggggtgggaatgTCTAGAACTTGAGGACATAGCTTTagagtgaaaggggaaaggtataaaagggacctattgggcaactttttcacacagagggtagtgcgtgtattaaatgagctgccagaggaagtggtggaggctggtacaattgcaacatttaaaaggcatctggatgtgtatatgaataggaagggtttagagggatattggccaagtgttggcaaatgggactagattgggttagggtaTCTGATCAGCATAGAcgcattggaccgaagggtctgtttctgtgttgtacgtctctgtgactctgtgaccaggtttcctaaactgaactggtCTCATTTGGTTGTTTTTGGTCCACGTCCTCTCGATCTTTCCActccatatacctgtccaaatgtattttaaatgttgtaattgtacacttcctctggcaactcattccgtaTGCGCACCATGCTCTGTgtgaaagaaattgcccctcacgtccttttaaaatctttcctctctcaccttaaatctatgccgtcTATTTTTAGAGTCCTCTACCCTGGAGAAAAAAAACCTTGGCTGTTCACTTTATTTGGTCATTCTCTCACCTCTGTACCTGTGTCTTTGATCTtcaaaatcatccattttggtgtTGTCTACAAATTTCACCTAGGCCACTGTTGCTGACAGCTTTCCATCTTTGTAAAATGACGAACCTGCAGCTAATCGAATCTGTTGGGGATAGCGTTTCTTCATATGATCATCCTTTGTTGATGGCTGAAGAAAacaatccgtgtgtgtgtgtgtgtgtgagagagagagagagagagagagagagagagagagcagggttcTGCCTCAATACCACTGTCTGTTGCCCAGCCACCTCAGTTACCCACTGATCATCTAGCTGGCTGACAGGTGATGTCACCATTTCTTTCTGACACCAACTGGTGTCTTTGAGCTTAAAAAAACTCAGATGGTTTGACCCTTCATGTCATACTTACAAGCTTCCTTGAAGCAGAACTTTGATCATCCCGCCAGTCCTCTGGATCTCTCTGCCTCACCAGATAAAAGTTCCTTGGGCATGCAATGTTCTTTCATATGAAAGTGCCTGAACCTGAATTGATGTCATCTGATGAATTATAAAATTGACAATGAACAGAAATACTTCAGAATCTATTGGGAGATCACAGTCAGCCAGCAGCCTTACCTACAAATTGCTCTTTGATCCTTTCTAATTAATTTTTAGTTTGTTATGATATCCTATCTCTAATTCTATATTTCTTAATTTTATTCTTCTATCTGGTACCCTATTTCATGcttgaaaatagtccatgcacattgcatccactgcatttaTCTCTCAAACTACATCTGTATGTCTTCAAAGATTCTAGTAAGTTTGTCAACCATGATCACCTCTGTTGAAACGAGTGCTGGCTGCTTTCTAACTGTTTTCTTCCTGTCTTGATAAATGAGAATTTCAACTTTAATTAGAGACTGTGAAAAATTCTGGACCATGTGTTAAATGAACTGTTCTTTCGTGTCTTTTCTGGGGCTAGGTTGGTGTCAGGGCATGTCTTTTGATTCAGGATCATGTCAGTAAATTCTGGTGTTCTTTTATAGATCACCCGGAAACAAATGAAGTTCATAATAAAAATGAAGAACTTCTGAATTTACTCAAAGATATTTATGTTGATTCAAAGGAAATTCCTGCAAAGGTAAGTGTTTGTAATAAGTTGCATTTTGCAGTAAAAATATCCACAATGAGGATAAAACTTTTAATTTTACTTgtgtttttgcaaatacattgtaTCATAGTCCTTTCTATCACAAGGTGCTGACTTAACATTACAAATAAAATCAATGTTTACATTTTAAATGTCTTTGTCTTAGACCGTGTAAGGTTCTTCTAATATGATCAATTATTATAAATGTTGTGCTCTGTATTTCTGTGGTTGTGGTCATCACTATGTCATTTCTTCCTTTTTCCTTTTTGTTTTCTTCACTGTAACTCGACCTGATCATTAGAAGTGTCAAATGACActagttttgtaaacctcatgCGCAATTCTTTGCCAGTTTGCTTTGACAATTTCAGACAAACTTTGAAGGGCTAAACACCAAATGACATTTTGACTTCATTTCTGGGCATGAGTAGCAGATGCTGGCATTGTCTGACCGACCTATTTTAGTTCCTGTTGTTGTTGACTTTGCAGCATGTTAACAATGAATTCGAAGTCTTATGTAAATGAAAATGTCATTTGGAATAGGGAGATGAACGGATAGTTTCCAAAATCAATAAAATATTAAAGAAAGCTTCTCACAATAACACTACCTTTTATATATTCCATGTACCACTAAGCATTGTAGATTAGATTTGGAAGCACATTGGCCTCCTACATCATTTGTTCAATATCAGAGAAATTAAATTAAAAGCTGTTGAGCTGTGGCTGCACTGCCTTCCAGAAGGGAGTGCAGTGTTTAGCTTTCTGTGGCAATTTTCTGTAACTAGAAGGAAGGTCATGAAGGAACTTGGAAACATGCAATGCACAGATCTGTCTGCCACACCATTAGTCTATGCATTGAAGTCCAGGGAAAAAAAGTAACAAAAAGTTGGAAACAGATTGTAGTATTCCATATTAAGCTTGTCTGTCCTTGTCATGATTGTGTTGCAGCGAGCTGCTTTGCACTCAATACTTGGAGATATTAAAGCAGTTAGCTGCTTTATATAGGAAAATCTTTTGACTGCAGGGTTGAAATGATTTGCAGGAATGATAGTGGTCAGAATTCATTAGAGAACCTGAAGATTTGTCTTAAGCCAGCAGATGGGGAGAAGCTCCAATATTCATTGCAAATGCAGTGGCCTTCCCATAAAAATTACAGATGATTGCTCAGGGATAATCATACTGTTACGTGTGCTGAAAGTCTTAATGAAGCAGCCCTGTGTACGTTGATTATATAGTTTACTAAATTAAACAATGCATGGTAGCAACATaagtgaaatgaaattaaaacactctccatttaaattggtTTGAAGGTATTCTTGTGACTATCTGTAAAAAATGCCCTGTGCCAAATGTGTAATAAGCCATCAGTGATGGTTGACGTTGTACATTCCCTATTCTTCCATATCTACCGCCTTGCACAAAATCCCCACAGTGTGaaaggaagcaggccatttggcctgtgtccacaccgactctctgaatagcatcccactcagaccccgACCAAGCCCCAGCCCCTTACCGTATCCCCATCAGCCTGCATTTCTACATCCACCCTGGACATTGAGAcattttagcttggccaatccacctaacctgcacatctttggactgtgggaggaaactggtgagcccggaagaaacccacacatatacagcaaactccacacaaacaatgaTCGACACTGAAACtggacctgggtccctggtgctttgatgcaccagtgctaaccacagagccactgtaCTACTCCTTGTTTATCAGAAATAATTAATTTATTGATATTTCATTTATTTTGGTTTCATGGAGGGCTCTTGTGACATATTGAAGCTTCTGAATATTTAATATATTTTTGAGCACATGTTCCTCCCTGGTAATTACTATTGTCTTAGGCTGTTGCAGACATTTTACTGTTTTATTGTGCTTTGTTTCCAGAAACGTGCAACTTCTGAAACATCTAAGCAGCTGCAGGA from Chiloscyllium punctatum isolate Juve2018m chromosome 3, sChiPun1.3, whole genome shotgun sequence includes these protein-coding regions:
- the ndufaf4 gene encoding NADH dehydrogenase [ubiquinone] 1 alpha subcomplex assembly factor 4 gives rise to the protein MGARLARAMRNFNLENRAHVEIGKQKPSSAPRHPSSMTLIEQQLSNHPETNEVHNKNEELLNLLKDIYVDSKEIPAKKRATSETSKQLQEHRLLKSNLDYELFNITKVPKGKLSIVEALTILNNHKLKPDVWTADKIAEDYCLELKDVKGLLEFFKPFEIKVLPPKQINKELLTAS